In Erigeron canadensis isolate Cc75 chromosome 1, C_canadensis_v1, whole genome shotgun sequence, a single window of DNA contains:
- the LOC122585046 gene encoding uncharacterized protein LOC122585046, translating to MELTQFEVGTLPIRYLGVPLISTSSKIGDGKTTLAWHDKWGQDGPLIRFILPREIARAGLVFLCNYEGTWKWPAAWYDLFPVLHNYKVPMINNEIHDNLIWCDGSGNEIPYSASSVWNTIRIKGPEVGWVNLVWFSRCIPRYSFLLWLVMKKKLKTHDRLKPWDVGSATNLNLVCCSLCKTGLDSHSHLFFECSYSAQVWIGIKHLASLANSSQRWEDILAILLPLSKSNSATSVIARLALAATVYFVWQETNNRMFTNNQRPPEQLIKAIIDTVRLRLVTIKFKAGEKLKKLLEDWKVPRSLLLVIGA from the exons TTCAAAAATTGGTGATGGTAAAACTACTTTGGCTTGGCATGATAAATGGGGCCAAGATGGTCCTTTGATCAGGTTTATCTTGCCTAGAGAGATTGCTAGGGCTG GGCTGGTTTTTCTTTGTAATTATGAGGGTACTTGGAAATGGCCGGCTGCGTGGTATGACCTATTTCCTGTTCTTCATAATTACAAGGTTCCTATGATAAATAATGAAATTCATGATAATCTGATTTGGTGTGATGGTTCTGGAAATGAGATCCCATACTCGGCCTCTTCTGTTTGGAACACCATTCGTATTAAGGGGCCTGAAGTCGGTTGGGTTAACCTTGTGTGGTTCTCAAGATGTATACCACGATACTCCTTTTTGTTATGGCTAGTGATGAAGAAAAAGCTAAAGACGCATGACAGGCTGAAACCATGGGATGTGGGGAGTGCAACTAATCTTAACCTTGTTTGTTGTTCTTTGTGCAAAACAGGTCTGGATTCACATTCTCATTTGTTTTTTGAGTGCTCTTATTCAGCTCAAGTTTGGATAGGCATTAAGCACTTAGCAAGCTTGGCGAACTCTTCTCAACGATGGGAGGATATTTTGGCGATCTTGCTTCCTCTTTCTAAAAGCAATTCAGCTACTAGTGTGATTGCTAGACTTGCATTGGCTGCTACTGTCTACTTTGTTTGGCAAGAGACAAATAACCGCATGTTCACTAACAATCAGCGTCCTCCAGAGCAATTAATCAAAGCTATTATTGATACAGTTCGGTTACGGTTAGTGACTATAAAGTTTAAAGCTGgagaaaagttgaaaaaactgCTAGAAGATTGGAAAGTGCCAAGATCACTCTTATTGGTCATTGGCGCATAG